Proteins co-encoded in one Candida albicans SC5314 chromosome 3, complete sequence genomic window:
- a CDS encoding uncharacterized protein (Protein required for mitochondrial ribosome small subunit biogenesis; role in maturation of SSU-rRNA; Spider biofilm induced), whose amino-acid sequence MFSRSILLRSVRKSLGRYYSSQAHPQTYIYNLLSDTKCRSCGIQLQDKFPDKPGYYRLPGQNDSNTDKKAKTSELNKKYEKILQNLDISDRNLLINNFSAPKQDDEKVASVPSLQQITPVEADTRDTTKDQQTHSGHSLSCKRCNDVIYNSKTRSIYDPNRDNLNKSEFPIPKLQQVLSTIPVDAPLVYVFSANDFPMGINKDIFQYRPPQQIYFVMTKSDILIPKTNVAFYNNFKKFLQNYMFKKFNVPRENVFIASGKDRWKMTDLYHFIPNYSYIIGDTNCGKSTLVKSLLINHHVKHWKYEALQQRPDEKQSSSASLKNKDFKKLDRLIDSFSSKNGPGTSHIPGFTRDVVPVDIDGIKELFDVPGFTTNENLQDIFDKLNHKQIARITKGANTSKYGSLKSKFDTVKNGQVLSLNGVGYLQFPGQDSMYQIRNVTKFALHKFKNLEKVDSILQRNEIPKSMSSHFIVNRQQQQQQRNELRGYYKRYIIPPFYGTIDLVIKDIGYINIKPTGKKLTNELMVLYLHPSLEAIIRQPILNYIDSPTPKKSPDGTNRKTITSDISKTPFYSRLIPSTVLSDPSSLVLSPPSSDYNQLNQYLQIDESSESAYNDLLELDETNKYDYWIE is encoded by the coding sequence ATGTTTAGTAGGCTGATACTACTACGATCAGTAAGAAAATCACTTGGTAGATACTATTCTTCACAAGCACATCCACAAACATATATTTACAACTTGTTGAGTGATACGAAATGTCGATCGTGTGGGATTCAATTGCAGGATAAATTTCCTGACAAACCAGGTTATTATCGTTTACCTGGTCAAAACGACAGCAATACCGACAAAAAAGCTAAAACTTCAGAATTGAATAAgaaatatgaaaaaatacTACAAAATTTAGACATCTCTGATAGAAATTTgttaatcaacaatttcagTGCTCCAAAACAAGATGATGAGAAAGTTGCATCAGTACCAAGTTTACAACAAATAACACCAGTTGAAGCAGATACTCGTGACACAACCAAAGATCAACAAACCCATCTGGGGCATAGTTTAAGCTGCAAACGTTGCAATGATGTAATTTATAATTCCAAAACTAGAAGTATTTATGACCCAAACAGGGATaatttaaacaaatcaGAATTCCCCATTCCTAAATTACAACAAGTGTTGTCTACTATCCCAGTAGATGCTCCGTTAGTTTATGTTTTCAGTGCAAATGATTTCCCCATGGGGATAAATAAGGATATTTTCCAATATCGCCCACCACAACAGATTTACTTTGTCATGACCAAGAGTGATATTTTGATcccaaaaacaaatgttgccttttataataattttaagaaatttttacaaaattatatgtttaaaaaatttaatgtACCCCGTGAAAATGTTTTTATCGCTTCAGGCAAAGATCGTTGGAAAATGACTGATTTATATCATTTTATCCCAAACTATTCGTACATTATTGGTGATACAAATTGTGGGAAATCTACGTTAGTGAAAAGTTTATTGATCAACCATCATGTTAAACACTGGAAATACGAAGCTCTTCAACAAAGACCAGACGAAAAACAATCTTCTTCTGcttcattgaaaaataaagattttaaaaaattggataGATTAATCGATTCATTCAGCTCCAAAAATGGTCCCGGAACTTCGCATATCCCTGGATTCACTCGTGATGTTGTTCctgttgatattgatggtataaaagaattatttgatgtACCAGGCTTTACCACAAATGAGAATTTACAAgatatttttgataaattgaatcacAAACAAATTGCTCGGATAACTAAAGGGGCAAACACTTCTAAATATGGATCATTGAAATCGAAATTTGATACTGTCAAAAATGGGCAAGTGTTGAGTTTAAATGGGGTAGGTTACTTACAATTTCCGGGACAAGATTCAATGTATCAAATACGAAACGTTACTAAATTTGCATTGcataaatttaaaaatcttgaaaaagttgattcaattttacaACGCAACGAAATTCCTAAATCAATGAGTAGTCACTTTATTGTCAATCGtcagcagcaacagcaacaacgAAATGAATTACGTGGTTATTATAAGAGATACATTATCCCACCATTTTATGGTACAATTGATCTAGTGATTAAAGATATTGgatatattaatattaaaccAACGGGGAAGAAATTGACTAATGAATTAATGGTGTTATATTTACATCCTAGTTTGGAGGCAATCATTCGTCAaccaattttgaattatattgattCTCCAACTCCAAAGAAATCACCTGACGGGACGAATAGGAAGACCATTACCAGTGACATTAGCAAGACTCCATTTTATAGTCGGTTGATACCTAGTACTGTTCTTCTGGACCCATCATCATTGGTATTGCTGCCCCCGTCATCTGActataatcaattgaatcaatatttacaaattgatgaatcaaGTGAGTCTGCCTACAATGATCTCCTTGAATTGGatgaaacaaataaatacGATTATTGGATTGAATGA
- a CDS encoding uncharacterized protein (Ortholog(s) have nucleolus localization): protein MSSVPAWKRAGLSVKAQQQQEDEDSLTTKRIENADLTVKEIKKISNKRKLQDDTKHKSKKPPKRIKLPKNERPPPPVKDQLTYLKQFVDDKENWKFNKSKQNWILKNIKNIPKEYEEALILYLGTLQGGSRDRIIPELKEVISKWNTQYEEAERKIEEELTKKVENEIDKDSKTSNDAENKEQKEEEKDAVDLEYALRCRAILSKLTDEDIEVKGQ from the coding sequence ATGAGTTCTGTACCTGCTTGGAAACGTGCTGGTTTAAGCGTCAAggctcaacaacaacaagaagatgaagactCATTAACTactaaaagaattgaaaatgcaGACTTGACAGTGAAAGagattaaaaaaatcagtaataaaagaaaacttcAAGACGACACCAAACATAAATCCAAAAAGCCACCAAAACGTATCAAACTACCTAAGAATGAAAGACCACCACCGCCAGTAAAAGATCAGTTGACATATCTCAAGCAATTTGTGgatgataaagaaaattggaaattcaacaaactgaaacaaaattggattttgaagaatataAAGAATATTCCTAAAGAATATGAAGAGGCATTAATCTTATATTTGGGTACGCTTCAAGGTGGCTCTCGTGATCGAATTATTCCTGAACTAAAAGAAGTGATATCAAAGTGGAACACCCAATACGAAGAAGctgaaagaaaaattgaagagGAGTTGACTAAGAAAGTAGAAAATGAAATCGACAAAGATTCCAAAACAAGTAACGATGCTGAAAACAAAGagcaaaaagaagaagaaaaggatGCAGTTGACTTGGAGTATGCACTCAGGTGTAGGGCTATCTTATCTAAATTAACAGATGAAGATATAGAGGTTAAAGGCCAATAA
- a CDS encoding uncharacterized protein (Ortholog of C. dubliniensis CD36 : Cd36_87460, C. parapsilosis CDC317 : CPAR2_808260, Debaryomyces hansenii CBS767 : DEHA2F07084g and Pichia stipitis Pignal : psti_CGOB_00185) → MSQDKKEFGQLGDIKKQIDEKYSHLSAAEKEKLVIGKVEGKLGKVEGKLGKTEGNLGKVEGKLGKTEGNLGKTEGNLGKFEGDSKPKKN, encoded by the coding sequence ATGAGTCAAgacaaaaaagaatttggtCAATTGGGTGatattaaaaaacaaattgatgaaaaatacAGTCATTTATCTGCTgctgaaaaagaaaaattggtaaTTGGCAAAGTTGAAGGGAAATTGGGGAAAGTTGAAGGTAAGTTAGGCAAGACAGAAGGAAATTTAGGCAAGGTTGAGGGCAAATTGGGTAAAACTGAAGGTAACTTGGGTAAGACTGAAGGTAATTTAGGAAAATTTGAAGGTGATTCTAAACCTAAAAAGAATTGA
- the TCC1 gene encoding Tcc1p (Putative transcription factor/corepressor; regulation of filamentation and virulence; interacts with Tup1; regulates hypha-specific gene expression; contains 4 tetratricopeptide repeat (TPR) motifs; flucytosine repressed; Tbp1-induced), whose protein sequence is MPISPVMAKSASTATTTTAPTAVNTTSFDTAATETWITCGECANTLGLIVSAIKSFESAVNRDPANATALVGLSSSLRLNDISVNETIGSQAAIEKLNKSLESFPSLSKEANIFKELCECYLLVGLNDQAYQAIQSAIQLAPQDASLWLLSAQTLIRAGARAHATGSLAHCLSLLPDGTFSSTDIETARAAHAELAAISAADGNIELSIKELRATLELPPPPLSRIDEYVALVCALASALERDNDIPGAIKVCEDGESVVGNSPRILMSHAYLLLSNNSSPNINGAAEQAINLLTKVVDVENESAVQEGSDFLPWYLLGKANSYLDPRAAYDCYQVALRCASNCSIIWLAVGKLYLELKQLKDALEAYSQALKLQLGDGSNGTATAWDGLSCVYERCEDQLMDASDACNRAAACFKAMGDIKSCQFFEDRAIALEKASKKEGPMLNLRDPPDVPTFLIRDIVALAPNERITFTKQQLQAQQQAQQRAQDQVQQQQAQQQQAQQQAQQQAQQQQAQQQAQQQQAQQQAQQQQAQQQQQQQQSHNQSPVQPHHQETARNSPQVPIQTPQQQLVQYQGPPAPPQLPPHQQYLYPMPKNSPRQPQVSTPQIQHAWSPQPQHLQQPQQSPHQNQHQPQQPQQQQQPGSHQPQQNQPPAPQLPPHQQQQFFYPPPPLGPGQPQPNGGPHRSPMNPPQMNPAGAXXMLWVQEVPTIVLSDITIMYSFSAVHKTCNIHHQIGEDRCNGNPKEWSTI, encoded by the coding sequence ATGCCTATATCACCAGTAATGGCTAAATCAGCATCGactgcaacaacaaccacagcACCAACAGCAGTTAACACTACTTCGTTTGATACTGCTGCCACTGAAACATGGATCACCTGTGGTGAATGCGCAAACACGTTAGGGTTGATTGTATCGGCCATCAAATCATTCGAAAGTGCTGTGAATAGGGATCCAGCAAATGCCACCGCTTTAGTCGGATTGAGTTCTTCTCTTAGATTAAATGATATCAGTGTCAATGAAACCATTGGATCACAAGCagcaattgaaaaattgaataaatcacTTGAATCATTCCCAAGCTTATCCAAAGAAGccaatattttcaaagaaTTGTGCGAATGTTATTTATTAGTCGGATTGAATGATCAAGCTTATCAAGCCATTCAATCAGCAATACAGTTGGCACCCCAAGATGCGTCACTATGGTTATTGAGTGCCCAGACTCTAATTAGAGCTGGTGCAAGAGCTCATGCCACCGGGAGTTTGGCTCATTGTTTATCACTCTTACCTGATGGTACGTTTTCCCTGACTGATATTGAAACTGCCAGAGCTGCGCACGCCGAGTTAGCAGCCATATCAGCAGCTGATGGTAATATAGAACTTTCAATAAAGGAATTAAGAGCAACATTAGAATTACCTCCACCTCCATTGTCAAGAATCGACGAATATGTCGCGTTAGTTTGTGCATTGGCATCAGCTTTGGAACGTGATAATGATATCCCTGGTGCTATTAAGGTTTGCGAAGATGGAGAACTGGTAGTTGGCAATTCTCCAAGAATACTAATGTCCCATGCCTATCTATTATTATCGAACAATAGCTCCCCAAACATTAATGGTGCTGCTGAACAAGCcatcaatttattgactaaagttgttgatgtgGAAAATGAGAGTGCCGTGCAAGAAGGCAGTGATTTCTTACCTTGGTATTTATTGGGTAAAGCAAATTCATATTTGGATCCACGTGCAGCTTATGATTGTTATCAAGTTGCATTGCGTTGTGCTTCTAATTGTTCGATTATTTGGTTAGCTGTGGgtaaattatatttagaattgaaacaattgaaagatgCCTTGGAAGCATATTCTCAAGCATTGAAATTACAATTGGGAGACGGATCAAATGGAACTGCTACAGCTTGGGATGGGTTGAGTTGTGTTTATGAAAGATGTGAAGATCAGTTGATGGATGCATCAGATGCTTGTAATAGAGCTGCGGCATGCTTTAAGGCAATGGGTGACATTAAAAGTTGTCAGTTTTTCGAGGATAGAGCCATTGCTTTGGAAAAAGCTTCAAAAAAGGAGGGACCAATGTTGAATTTAAGGGATCCACCAGATGTGCCAACTTTTTTGATCAGAGATATTGTTGCATTAGCACCTAATGAAAGAATTACCTTTACTAAACAGCAACTACAAGCTCAACAACAGGCCCAACAACGTGCCCAAGATCAAgtccaacaacaacaagcccaacaacaacaagcacaacaacaagcacAGCAACAagcacaacaacaacaagcacAGCAACAAGCACAACAACARCAagcacaacaacaagcacaacaacaacaagcccaacaacagcaacagcaacaacaaagtcATAACCAATCGCCAGTGCAACCACATCATCAAGAAACAGCTAGAAATAGTCCTCAAGTGCCAATTCAAActccacaacaacaactagTTCAATATCAAGGAccaccagcaccaccacAGTTACCACCTCATCAACAATACCTTTATCCTATGCCTAAAAATTCCCCACGTCAACCACAAGTATCAACTCCACAAATACAACATGCCTGGTCCCCTCAACCCCAACATCTTCAACAACCCCAACAATCACCacatcaaaatcaacatcaaccaCAGCAACcacagcaacagcagcaaccTGGTTCTCATCAGCCTCAGCAAAATCAACCACCAGCGCCTCAATTACCACCTcatcagcaacaacaatttttttatccACCTCCACCACTTGGTCCAGgacaaccacaaccaaaTGGAGGACCACATCGTTCACCAATGAATCCTCCACAAATGAATCCTGCCGGCGCASCCCYTATGCTATGGGTCCAGGAGGTCCCAACAATAGTGCTCCTGGATATTACAATTATGTATCTGTTCCTGGCGGTGCACAAAACCTGCAATATTCATCACCAAATTGGAGAAGATAGATGTAACGGTAACCCGAAAGAGTGGTCAACTATTTAA
- a CDS encoding uncharacterized protein (Ortholog(s) have role in cellular response to cold and cytosol, nucleus localization): MKSFVSKSSLTQIMRHSRPTLVISDWDETITEEDTIKYVAQVPYIKQRQQRVLPPFEKFVESYNQNYTNLKNSFNFPNTTTTSIECSDYLSQQIKFQDELSTVENQSIELIEQSKIFEGLTKKDFQDYVNINHNKIKLRPGFSQFVKRCQNLNIPIIIVSANWTSIFIKQCLANHGLAVDDIITNELSFHSDDEEAKTKMTTTGLWDKSKYTIRTSQDKLDIVKQIQEEKDGLIMYIGDSGTDLLPLLNVDFPCAIKGSRIVEIFDKSGLRDNLNVGTWHDFINIIKE, translated from the coding sequence ATGAAATCATTTGTATCGAAATCATCACTCACACAAATCATGAGACATTCACGACCAACATTAGTTATCAGCGATTGGGATGAGACAATAACCGAAGAAGATACAATTAAATATGTGGCTCAAGTACCTTATATAaaacaacgacaacaaaGAGTATTACCACCATTTGAGAAATTTGTGGAATCATATAATCAGAATTAcaccaatttgaaaaactcGTTTAATTTTCCAAACACTACTACAACTAGTATTGAATGTTCCGATTATTTATCTCAGCAAATCAAATTCCAAGATGAACTATCCACTGTCGAAAACCAATCAATTGAGCTCATTGAACAATCAAAGATATTCGAAGGTTTGACCAAAAAAGATTTCCAGGATTATGTTAACATAAAccataataaaataaaactcCGACCTGGGTTTAGTCAGTTTGTCAAACGTTGtcaaaatttgaatatcCCAATAATTATAGTTAGTGCTAATTGGACAagtattttcatcaaacaaTGTCTTGCTAATCATGGATTGGctgttgatgatattaTCACTAATGAGTTGAGTTTCCatagtgatgatgaagaagcaAAAACGAAAATGACTACTACGGGATTGTGggataaatcaaaatatacAATTAGAACATCACAAGATAAATTGGATATAGTGAAACAAatacaagaagaaaaagacgGCCTAATCATGTATATTGGTGATAGTGGGACTGatttattaccattattaaATGTTGATTTCCCATGTGCCATTAAAGGCTcaagaattgttgaaatatttgataaatctgGTCTACGAGATAATTTAAACGTTGGTACCTGGCACGATTTTATAAACATCATtaaagaataa
- a CDS encoding uncharacterized protein (Protein of unknown function; mutants are viable; induced in a cyr1, ras1, or efg1 homozygous null) translates to MLHSQSISNMNNTKSSSSFLKSLRSKKSDTNIKNGSTKSKRNSRPLSASISSFNLNISSPILTSQKSFIEDNKENQNGVKTLRPRSSAPILAEHQSKNLSSQTLSRPPLSSKRYSSYYSTSSQISPQTVQSQIDSIFDESSVLYVDLENEENLSSSNSSLSSIVNQDHTYLQNKIHRSINSYNLSDFVNRMNSNNNNDNNANVEKNKSFELDQLAQWNARLTGINNVNNNVGEFETEFKLMESILVLSVTNKSSLAGVSARKNILAVDDYSNVFKSEDYVEEDLIFSL, encoded by the coding sequence ATGTTACACAGTCAAAGCATATCTAATATGAACAATACCAAATCATCTTCAAGCTTTTTAAAGTCTTTGAGATCTAAGAAATCAGATACCAATATTAAAAACGGTTCTACCAAGAGCAAACGGAATTCACGTCCTTTGAGTGCCAGTATCTCCTCATTCAATCTTAATATATCTCTGCCCATATTAACTTCCcaaaaaagttttattgaagacaataaagaaaaccaaaatgGTGTAAAGACATTAAGACCTCGTTCAAGTGCTCCAATTCTAGCTGAACATCAATCGAAAAATCTTTCATCACAAACATTATCACGTCCACCACTTTCTTCAAAACGATATTCATCATACTATTCTACCAGTAGTCAAATTAGCCCACAAACTGTTCAATCACAGATAGATTCGATATTTGATGAATCTTCAGTACTATAtgttgatttggaaaatgaagaaaatttgtCATCATCCAATTCATCGTTATCATCGATAGTTAATCAAGATCATACTTATctacaaaacaaaatccaTCGATCAATTAATTCCTACAACTTGTCTGATTTTGTAAATCGAATGAAtagtaacaacaataacgaTAATAATGCCAATgtggaaaaaaataagtCGTTTGAATTGGACCAGTTGGCACAATGGAATGCCAGACTTACTGGAATTAATAATGTTAATAACAACGTTGGCGAATTTGAAACTGAATTCAAGTTGATGGAAAGTATCCTTGTTTTATCAGTAACTAATAAGAGTAGCCTTGCCGGTGTCTCTGCCagaaaaaatattcttgCTGTTGACGATTATTcaaatgttttcaaatcagaAGATTACgtagaagaagatttaatATTTAGTTTATAG
- a CDS encoding uncharacterized protein (Protein of unknown function; repressed by alpha pheromone in SpiderM medium; Spider biofilm induced), producing MSTPKNNEDKPESSKDFDINDLVKLESITQKVLDPNNENPHMGEYIKGTFSYIANAMIKMQTTNDRQATAKEIAEDLSQKFDDWVKSREAAKENQSAEDTTANKIEESKQ from the coding sequence ATGTCAACTCCTAAAAACAATGAAGATAAGCCAGAATCATCAAAAGATTTCGATATAAATGATTTGGTTAAACTCGAGAGTATTACCCAAAAAGTTCTTGATCCCAACAACGAGAATCCTCATATGGGCGAATACATCAAAGGTACTTTTTCTTACATTGCCAATGCCATGATTAAAATGCAAACCACCAACGATAGACAAGCTACTGCTAAAGAAATCGCTGAAGATTTGTCCCAAAAGTTCGATGACTGGGTCAAGAGTAGAGAAGCAGCTAAAGAGAACCAATCTGCTGAAGATACTACAGCCAACAAAATAGAAGAATCAAAGCAATGA